The bacterium genome includes a region encoding these proteins:
- a CDS encoding aminopeptidase P N-terminal domain-containing protein gives MFSKSTYIERRNILKRTLDSGILFFPGNGESPMNYADNTYHFRQDSTFLYYWGI, from the coding sequence ATGTTTTCAAAAAGTACCTATATTGAACGCAGAAATATTTTGAAACGTACCCTTGATTCCGGCATCCTGTTTTTCCCCGGTAATGGAGAGAGCCCGATGAATTATGCGGATAATACCTATCATTTCCGGCAGGACAGTACATTTCTCTACTACTGGGGAATTGA